The genomic region NNNNNNNNNNNNNNNNNNNNNNNNNNNNNNNNNNNNNNNNNNNNNNNNNNNNNNNNNNNNNNNNNNNNNNNNNNNNNNNNNNNNNNNNNNNNNNNNNNNNNNNNNNNNNNNNNNNNNNNNNNNNNNNNNNNNNNNNNNNNNNNNNNNNNNNNNNNNNNNNNNNNNNNNNNNNNNNNNNNNNNNNNNNNNNNNNNNNNNNNNNNNNNNNNNNNNNNNNNNNNNNNNNNNNNNNNNNNNNNNNNNNNNNNNNNNNNNNNNNNNNNNNNNNNNNNNNNNNNNNNNNNNNNNNNNNNNNNNNNNNNNNNNNNNNNNNNNNNNNNNNNNNNNNNNNNNNNNNNNNNNNNNNNNNNNNNNNNNNNNNNNNNNNNNNNNNNNNNNNNNNNNNNNNNNNNNNNNNNNNNNNNNNNNNNNNNNNNNNNNNNNNNNNNNNNNNNNNNNNNNNNNNNNNNNNNNNNNNNNNNNNNNNNNNNNNNNNNNNNNNNNNNNNNNNNNNNNNNNNNNNNNNNNNNNNNNNNNNNNNNNNNNNNNNNNNNNNNNNNNNNNNNNNNNNNNNNNNNNNNNNNNNNNNNNNNNNNNNNNNNNNNNNNNNNNNNNNNNNNNNNNNNNNNNNNNNNNNNNNNNNNNNNNNNNNNNNNNNNNNNNNNNNNNNNNNNNNNNNNNNNNNNNNNNNNNNNNNNNNNNNNNNNNNNNNNNNNNNNNNNNNNNNNNNNNNNNNNNNNNNNNNNNNNNNNNNNNNNNNNNNNNNNNNNNNNNNNNNNNNNNNNNNNNNNNNNNNNNNNNNNNNNNNNNNNNNNNNNNNNNNNNNNNNNNNNNNNNNNNNNNNNNNNNNNNNNNNNNNNNNNNNNNNNNNNNNNNNNNNNNNNNNNNNNNNNNNNNNNNNNNNNNNNNNNNNNNNNNNNNNNNNNNNNNNNNNNNNNNNNNNNNNNNNNNNNNNNNNNNNNNNNNNNNNNNNNNNNNNNNNNNNNNNNNNNNNNNNNNNNNNNNNNNNNNNNNNNNNNNNNNNNNNNNNNNNNNNNNNNNNNNNNNNNNNNNNNNNTGGCAGATGTGAAAAGAGACTGGATTGACCGAACCACTGCCCTTTGTTTTGTAGATCCCTCCAGGTTGCCAGGCCGACCAGAAGATCCGCCTGCAGGGAAAGGGGATCCAGAGGATGAACAGCTATAGTTATGGAGATCACTACGTTCACATCAAGATCAGAGTACCTaagtaagagagagaacacacacacacagacacgtgcgGGGACACActcccagaaacacacacacatcaaatctagttttattggtcgcatacacagatttgcagatgttatcgaaagggaagcaaaatgcttgtgtttctagctccaacagtgcagtaatacctaacaatacaatactaaaaacataatacacacataatcccatAGGAACCAGAAACAGGCTGACTGtgtctgtcagcgccatcttgtGGAGAGTCTGACATTAACACAGACCCGTTCACTTAACTCTGACTGTTGTCTAGCTAGCATGGTTTTGTGTGACCGCTGCTTTCACTTTTTCAAGGTTAGAATAGCATGTTATTATCCATCCCTCTTGTCTTCTACCACTGTAGGAAGTTAACCCGTCGACAGCGCTCCCTGCTCCTGAGTTACGCAGAGGAAGAGACTGACGTGGAGGGGACTGTCAACGGACTCACTGCTACTACCACAGGTAGGTTGTTTATACCTGGGAATTCTACTATATAGTTCCACATCAGATCACTTTCTTTCTCCAGCCAGTGGTAGCCTGTCccctcaatacacacacacttgaaatACTTGACTTAATCTATAAATCACATTACAGCAAATAAGGATTCAAACACTctcacacacgtatacacacacgtGTTAAAACATGACGCAAACATGGGTCAAATTTTGGCTGATGCATGTAGTAcctatttttgtccaggtgggggcAGGAGTGGTCAGCACTCTGAGTTTggggcaggacaggacagaacagaggagaagaagaaagaagaagaggaggagggcatcctttccaaaataaagaaaatctttAGCTGACAGCCACACCTCAGGTAGGACCCCCAACACCCTTTACATTAGCTGTGTAATGTGTGTTAGTCTGACTAGAACATGAATACTATACCTTCAGAATACACACAAACTAACATGTACATTTCTCCAACCTGCGGTGTGGCTGTCCtatagtacagtggttcccaaactgtggggtggGCACCCTCTAGGGGTCGTCAGGGAGGGCGCGGGTATACATCACATGAACatacattagacatggcaaaatgaatagaattgcaagaaaattagctttaaatcTGCAAAATGTCAGAATACACACTAACAGATCACTCCTCCAACCTGCGGTGTGGCTGTCCTATTGTAGATAGTATGTAGgtctagatatacctgctgctcattcctctgcTTAGGCCTGTTCTATAGTAGATAATATGTAGgtctagatatacctgctgctcattcctctgcCTAGGCCTAGTTCTATAGTAGATACTATTAGgtctagatatacctgctgctcatTCCTCTCTAGACCTGTTCTATAGAACCAGCCTCACACCTGTAGATTCTCCACCAACCCTGACTAATATAGTCACTTTTGGAAGCATTTTTCTgacctcttttcctcctcccagGTAAAGATCAAACAGGACAATAATGGGAGAAGGTAAGCGACTGGCCTCCGTCCCGCTCACTACCCTCCCTCACCTACCGCCTGgacagaggggaagaaagagggagggagaggtgtttGGATTTGTTGTAAACATCCATTTAGACACGGAACGGGCACCAAGAAAGCCAAGCCCTGCCACACACTGTTTAGTCCCAAATGACACAGGTGTTGGGTTCAGAAACTAAAAACTTGTTTTACCTGGAAGGGATTCAAAATGGACAtcacaaggagtacaggagaagatttgcaaagagaagaagaagaacaaaatAATTTGAGCAAGCTTTTCACAATGAGTGTGTTTCAGATACACAAATTCTGCACAGATGATCAGGACCTGTattcagagtaagagtgctgatgtaggatcagttCCCCTTGTCCATTCATTTTAATCTGAGgcaaaactgatcccagatcagatTCCTACtatgagacgctttatgaatatgggccctgatctTACAATGTCTGGTCTGGAGAAGTGTCTTAGCACCTCAGGAACCACATCCATAAGAGAGTGTTTGTATAATCTGTGCAGAATGTATTAGAACACACCCATTGGGACTCATGTTGTGGTCTGATGAAGGCTGATGTATCTAGAACACACCCTTGGCATCATGTTGTTGTGATGAAGGCTGATGTATCTAGAACACACCCATTGGCACATGTTGTGGTCTGTGTATTCAGAACACACCCATTGGCACCATGTTGTGGTCTGATGTATTCAGAACACACCCATTGGCACCATGTTGTGGTCTGATGTATTCAGAACACACCCattggcatcatgttgtggtctGATGAAGGCTGATGTATCTAGAACACACCCattggcatcatgttgtgggctgATGAAGGCTGATGTATTTAGTTGTAttgtggtgttgtatgtgtaaGGGGCAACAGCTGTGCAAGACTTCGTTAATAAATTATTGAAACACAACTTCAATACATTAAAATGCTGCATTGTGGTAAAGGTAGTGATGATTATAGTTGTATCAGTGCATCTCTAAACCCTTCTGGACTACAGTATAGGTGGACCGTGTTTATTTGGCAGCAAACGGAAAACATAGTAACAAAATGACATATCTACTACAACAATATATACAATAAACATTAAATATACAATAACGCCACATCAATCTATatacacaaaaaataacaatgttGGTTTCCCCATGTGATCTGTCACAATCACGCACTCTTTTCCCTCACCATTCTCttgtttctcccccccccccacattgttTACCAGTCTGCCGAGCTGTTCTCTGAACCTTCATCTTCTCTCCTTCCATCAAATCCAATTGGATTTGTCGCATACTTCATAAACAagtgtagacaaacagtgaaagGCTTACAGGTCCACCTCAACAGTGTAAAGAAtttaaaaatagtaacacaaggaataaatacacaatgagtaacattaacatggctatataaatAGTAGCATATGTGATGAGAGTAAGTGTGTGTTTTGACTATGTGTGTgtcaatgtatgtatgtattgcaGTGTGAGTAGAGTCAAAATacttagtgcaaaaagggtcagtgCATATAGTCTTAAACTTAGCAGTCTtctggtttgggggtagaagctaatCAGGGTCCAGTTGGTTCCAGACAACCAGTGCATTGTACATGTTTGTTTTCTTTAACTTTTTTCATTATTTGATCTTAGCGAATCACACTACGGCAGGGCATGGCTCCAAATCAATACATTCTCTAACTCAgcttctcatctctcccctctcatttTCTTAAATACATTGTTTATCCAATGTAGAACCTGGTCGACCATCACATTAAAGTTGATAATAATCGACGTTGTCAGCGTCGTCCTCCAGTGCATCACAGTGCCGGGGGGACCCCCAGGTTGATCACTCTGACCGATCTCAGTCTGCTCCAAACTCACTGTGACAAAAGGTAGAGGCAAAATTGAGTGCAATGTAGCCTACTGTGATGATTAATCTCCTTTGTTATTTTATGTAATAGTTAGCATTTTTGCAGTCTATAGAGGATTAGAGTGTTACAGGTGAATGAGCAATTCTGTGTGTACAGTAATTCAGTCATGATTGGCCACATGTACACCAAAGTAGTCAGCTGTGGACAAGATACACGTGTAATATAACATCATGTGTTCTTACTGTCAGGGGGATATAATTCGATACTGCGCCTCCTTTGGTTTGTCCTGTTAGTAGGAGGACCTTCTCCAGCTCCCAGAGCTAGTGAGACCATCAAGGAagagaaaaataaacatgaatgtGATAAGTCAAATCCATTAGTAACAATTCTACTTTTTTTACACCAAAATTGGTGTGACAGAACTGGTGCAAAAATAGGTCAGGAAAAGTTACTTTATGGATCCTAGGAAATGTCAGGAGTAGACCTATGCACTAGTATCCATTTATCACAGTTGAGCCTATTTGCTCCACGGCCACGTTAGTAGCATCAACAAGCTCCGTCTCATGTTGAATTAGACATTCATCTATATTtagaagttgttccaaacgtcaaatttaagGTAGGGGTATGAAATGTTAAATGTTTAAATTACATTGGGATCGTTAACGTTCAGAAAAAGTCGATAGCGGAAAACTGCACTGATTTTGTTATCACAAAACTACCCCTAACAACTACACCCAACAGGCCCCGATCATCATCATAAAGGGAGAGAAATAAATGTAACTTATACCTAATACAACAATGCTGTAAGTAGGAGATCTTTCTAATTATTTGCCACGGATATAAAGCGCTCCACACATCGT from Salvelinus sp. IW2-2015 unplaced genomic scaffold, ASM291031v2 Un_scaffold2608, whole genome shotgun sequence harbors:
- the LOC112074376 gene encoding dnaJ homolog subfamily A member 3, mitochondrial-like, which encodes MNSYSYGDHYVHIKIRVPKKLTRRQRSLLLSYAEEETDVEGTVNGLTATTTGGGRSGQHSEFGAGQDRTEEKKKEEEEEGILSKIKKIFS